ATCTTTGTAATTGCAGATACAATTGCCGACTAAAGCGTGGGCATATAGATCGCTGAATTCAATAAATGACTGAAATCATCATGACGAGTAATGTGACTAGTGAAGGTAAAAATTTATAGTTATCAGTCGATCTACTATCTGTactaatctttttttttatattatgttgTAATATAATAAGAATTTTTCTACTTTAATCTGTACACTTCTTTGTTTCCGCTGTGTTACCCTCCACTTGATGGTGTCGACGTAACAGACTGCACCAGCGTGGACGACTTGATAGGAAAAGTGAAATCACTAGCATTATTAACTGAGACTCCAAATGCTAATGCAAGATATGACCAATGTATGACCTGTGTGAAAGCAGATAAACCATTATCAAATATTCAAATGGCTGTGTATCACATATTGCATGAAATAATTGACCAGAAAGTGAGCAAAATCATCCTGATCGACGCGCCGAGCGGAACAGGCAAAAGTCACCTTCTATCTTCCTTAGCAAAGTGTTACGATGAAACAACACAGTATGCTGTATTCAGAAGAGATCAAGCGAGCGAGCTTTCATTAAAACAGATCTCAGCGTACACGTACGTTTCCTACAACATGCgtaattttaaactaaattatCATGAGGCGCTAATGATGTTCAACGTTAGGGGTCTAGCTAACATTGACATTCTTTATAAGCTCATTACGTACGCATCGAAGTATGTGTACATTTCTGATATGGTAAAAGCTATTATCTTAGACGCGTACACTATAGTTTCACCAttcatgttattgttgttgtataTAGTATCGTTAAAGCATAAAATAACTTTAATTTTCGCCGGTAACAAACTGCAGCTAAGTTCCATTAGTACTTGTTCAGAATTCCATAACAGTAATAATTTCGATTTGATTGAGGTATTTAATGATGTGACGATAAACGAGCTAACTGCTAATTTGCGTTCCGATGACAAGAATTTCTTAGAAAAAGTGTCATGTTTTCGTGACATGATCGCTAGCTACAAAGCTAAAAAAACTGTTCCGTTTCACTTTAATTTACGTTACTTTCTCTACTGTCTTTTTCGAAACAAATTCGATCCAAGAATTCAAGAAAATTTTGCTGCTCTTTACATGGCTCCATTTCACCATACTATCACACAACGTTTGTATCGTTTTATGAAGAATCCGGGCCTAAATCAATTTCGGGTGGAGTCGTTTCCAATGGTGCCTTTCAACTTCGACGAGAAAATTCAAGAAAGATACAAATTTTTTCCAGGATTGCTTTTGGTAAAaggttttaaatatttttatgtcACTAGTGCAGGCGTTCACCATATCGTTGTATTAGAAGAAATGATTTTTGTTGCTGCTACCTTGGCAAAGTTAGTTATTCGTTACGCAGATGGCAATAGGCATACAATTGAACGTGAAGAACTGAATTATTACCAAATTTTACCAGCTTATCGTACTTGGTTGGAACATATGCAGTTCCCAGAAAATAAGCCTATCTATCAATTTCCGTTGAAGCCATATACACTGACGTATCATGCTGTTTTAGGCCGTACAATCAGTGATATTGTCGAATTTAGTACAAATTGTTCTGACGCTAGTTCCATTTATGTCGGTCTTTGCAGTTTGCCATCAGAGTCACATATTCACAAATTTCATGCTGCAGAAGATTTCTTAAGTTTTTTAGCGACCGATTTTATGGCGACTGTAGATAAGGAAGAATATTATTATCGTTGTCCACCATACGATGTAGGTTTCAATATCTATGAATATCTTGGCAATCCAGACGGCGAGGAGTTCATAAAGTCCTTTTTAATGGGAATTGGTTGGATTACTGTGAGTGATATCAACACGTTTGAGGATAAGAAATCGACATGTTTCTTGCGTATTAAACGTAGCGAATATGAGAAGCGAAAAAAACAGTTGAAGGAGTCGAAACCTACAACGTTAATGGAAATGACTAAATTCGTtaaagataaaccatctgtgaTACTCGATACTATGAAAAATGTGCACAATGATACGGttgatattaaaaatataaaatccaAAAAATGGAGACAGTCACCGACATACAAATCCTTAGTAAATGCATATAATGAGTGGTTTTCGCAGGAGAAAGCAAAAGATAAAGCAAAATAAGCTATATTTTGTATCTCTTTATATCGttatttaataacataaatttattatatatgtaagtaTCTTGAGTACCTTATACTAAGAAGTTAGTAGTTAATCTTGCCTACCATAAATGGTATTTTTGTGTTaaaatataaagatatatatttttattaattttacagCAATATATAAGAAGTTATAAAAAAAGATAGTTgaaataaacaatatttttgaagatttttaatttattacgaATTATACTTTGAAAATTCCATTAATAGGTCCTTAAGTAAAACTAATTTTGATACGTCATtattttatgtactttattgaaATAAGCTATTATATTCATTTAGatgtttttattttgtttattgcaTTATTTTGCTGGCACCAAAGCGTTTTGTAACTTTTATGGTTTAATaattgtattttcatataagtGGTTAATTACACTGATATGTAAAGtttctaaataaattattttattatgtgTATTGTTATTTCCTATGACTGATTTTGCTATTTATGGTTCTATAATGCTAATTAAGTGAAATAAATTGATTCATATACTACATGAAAGCTTTTTGAAAAAGATTGAATTTAACAAAATTGTAAAacaatttacaaaaatatatgtataattgcaGGTGTtacacaaatgttttatttccaCGAAACGATTTTATAAATTCAGATCCaatgatatattttttaatgataTTGGAAACATTAAAACATGTTCAAATAATGTTCAACAAGCAGGACACCAATCAATCGATTTTCTTGGGTATGTACACGCTACTTGAgtctattatatatttacgcaattttcgaaaatataGTTGATGCCCAGTACTAGGTGCTAGAGATTGAAAAGGTTCCACAACTAATTGTTCAATACGTTTACTACCACTACTTGTTTGCTGCCTATTTTCTTCGTTAAAAATGTTTCATAAAACGTAGCGTACTTTATTTgtggaatattaaaataatgtggCAAACGAAAGTTACGGATATCCTCATTGTTCTGTTACCTCCTATGACATTTCATACCAACGTGCacaaaattaaattgatttGACCAATTTCATGTAAACCGCAAGATCGTGAACGGCATATGTGTGTGACGCTAATAGCGAATCTGTTAATGACTGTTATGTAAAGGTGGCAACTGAAACAGTTATGGACAACCGAAATGATGTTATAATTGTTATGGGTGGCAAATGGTTTTGACCAAAATCGATCCCGGTTATGGTTAACGGACTGCGTGTTACTAATATCGGTTCTGCAGATATTAAACCCCTTTAAATACCGCCAAACGATCTAAAAACTTGCGCATCACGCATCATAAATAAAGACATTTCTTTAGAATTAACCATCTCCTTTGGTCACCACCAATATACATCAAGCAATCAAAACAGAAACAtgttttacattcaaatcatcAGAGGCTATCCAATTTTCAAACATTCGATATTCAGTCATGTATGGATGTTTCCTCCAAACAGTACCCGTGCACTAAATTTCCGATattcaacaaatgatcaatatTTAAACTATTCTAAATTACGTAAAAAAGAGTTGTTCAACAATAAACTTGGACATTATAGTGCATACTATAAGCACTTTCTTGAATTGATATTGACATTATATGTAGTTACATAcctcaaaataatttatttacaaaattatttattgctCCTTGTGTCTTCCAGATTGTTACTAACTTATTAATTTTAGTGTAACAAAAACGCTATAAATGTAAATAGGACAAGCATATACGATATGTTCAGTTTATCACAGTTTCAAGGACATTGCAAggtgaaataaattaaattgtgatATGTCGGGCACACCTTATGTGCTTACGGTATCTATATTTTCAATAATacctttattaaataatttagttGGTAATTTAATTAGTAATTTAGTAACAATCTGGCAGGGATATGTAGAGATAAACAATTTTATGAAACTTTTGGAAACAAAAGAAGTAATGTTTTTTCGATATTTTCTCTTCGATAAGCCAATTGGCCTATTAGCGCAATCCcattataaacaaattaaagaaagaaattgttCGCTGTTTTTATCACCGTTCTGATCGATGCGTTTATAGGTTTCGTCGCTGCTTTAACATAAAACTGCCTTAAGGGACAAAACTTTCGATTATGAGTTACGTTATAACAGATGTATTTTTCGTACCAATTTTCGCGCAAACCATGATCGCTGACAATTGTGCAAAGAACAATCGAGCTGTGTACACTCATGCCTGCTACAAACAAGTAGCGTTCAGAGTGCTATGCGACAACTAGCAGTTACATACTGCTGTCTCCCTTTGTAGTATCAATAAATATCGATGTTGGCAAGCAATAAACGCTCTGATTTTcacaacaaataaaatatttaacaattattaaatacaaaaatggtTATATTGGACATGGCCAAGTTCTCGACCCAATATTTGAagtgtaaaaatgtaatttagATCAACAGTTCAAAGCATAAAGTGCCTCGTCTAACGTATTTATCGATTTATCAGGAGGTTGAAGAAATCATAGTAAATCTAATGAATCataataaatctaattataatCTTAGTAAATCTaagtaaatttaaataaattcacaCATGACATCCAAACAGTTATAGACAGTCTCTGTCGTGTCCTccgttttataattatatattttgattACAGTGCTGTGTAAATTccctatacatacatatatacgggGTATCTAGAAAGATTGGGACAAAACTCGTACTATGAATTACTGAGGTAAAGTAGATAAAAAATGTGTCCATATAAACTTGTGACTGAAAATGCTTTA
The window above is part of the Megalopta genalis isolate 19385.01 chromosome 2, iyMegGena1_principal, whole genome shotgun sequence genome. Proteins encoded here:
- the NaPi-T gene encoding na[+]-dependent inorganic phosphate cotransporter, translating into MTEIIMTSNVTSEDCTSVDDLIGKVKSLALLTETPNANARYDQCMTCVKADKPLSNIQMAVYHILHEIIDQKVSKIILIDAPSGTGKSHLLSSLAKCYDETTQYAVFRRDQASELSLKQISAYTYVSYNMRNFKLNYHEALMMFNVRGLANIDILYKLITYASKYVYISDMVKAIILDAYTIVSPFMLLLLYIVSLKHKITLIFAGNKLQLSSISTCSEFHNSNNFDLIEVFNDVTINELTANLRSDDKNFLEKVSCFRDMIASYKAKKTVPFHFNLRYFLYCLFRNKFDPRIQENFAALYMAPFHHTITQRLYRFMKNPGLNQFRVESFPMVPFNFDEKIQERYKFFPGLLLVKGFKYFYVTSAGVHHIVVLEEMIFVAATLAKLVIRYADGNRHTIEREELNYYQILPAYRTWLEHMQFPENKPIYQFPLKPYTLTYHAVLGRTISDIVEFSTNCSDASSIYVGLCSLPSESHIHKFHAAEDFLSFLATDFMATVDKEEYYYRCPPYDVGFNIYEYLGNPDGEEFIKSFLMGIGWITVSDINTFEDKKSTCFLRIKRSEYEKRKKQLKESKPTTLMEMTKFVKDKPSVILDTMKNVHNDTVDIKNIKSKKWRQSPTYKSLVNAYNEWFSQEKAKDKAK